From a single Pseudophryne corroboree isolate aPseCor3 chromosome 6, aPseCor3.hap2, whole genome shotgun sequence genomic region:
- the CC2D1A gene encoding coiled-coil and C2 domain-containing protein 1A isoform X3: MSGRKEDRGGGRGGRPAAKGQAPFLLGGIPDSGDSDDDGNLEAELLAITGGNRAANKGKPKGKTPLPMEHVERMAALCMQDVEDEDDEGDLENDEDLLAELDEVLGEEEEEPRMTSPPTQATLSAAGMESTLTERLDNYKQALTNAKQSGESSKVRRYERGVKTLEDLLRTAKKGGSVSPEDIPPSVAVGKATSTPLPMPAVIITPDPPTDPKPAVNGVVHQASPAIKTPPLVPAKPQSLPQAVTSTAAPVRSSAPATPSPGSDGSKARVLERQREYKLAALQAKQQGDSELASKYYRIAKSLEPMLSSLDSGQTMDLNSLPPSPDQLTPNKTLAPQSPVNTEPASSPVHHPPPAAAPPKDTLEALQQRMERYRSAAEQAKGKGDDRKARMHERIVKQYQDAIRSHKAGKQVNLAELPVPPGFPPIQGTSEVPQEQSLVGVLESAMKLANQQDGGGDDDDDDDDEGLQKPAPCAGLPSQPQPAAPKTSPSKSPKLSGKAAQQLQFLEGRRKQLMAAALRSKQHRDMEGAKMYLRQSKGLDPMIEAARGGLPVDITKVPPAPVNQEDFNLEQQHRGSIPAQSSDKYNKLMEQLKNQHEMCMTSSQQFTHLGNITETTKYEKLAEECMKYIEMVKQAHLRGLPVPRCHYEERTISVVKIFPDLTNTDLVLYVKKAVNLPTPAGSSPSDMDTFVRFEFAYPSLEEAQRDKTNVLKGTNSPVYKEKFNLQINRNHRGLKRAIQAKGIKLEVIQKGGLFKSDRVVGTAHLKLETLENTCEIRDILEAPVPKPKQPTPNKSASSSTTTLHSLSVLAFEKEKLEKRILDYRQQHRAPPGDLVTLLNDVVQRSQQQIQQLRQGGPAARAEYVSQLERYLQFYSDSARRLGQEGNRDAAKEALYKRNLVGNELQKFKMSR; this comes from the exons CAGGCCCCGTTCCTTCTGGGTGGTATTCCTGACAGTGGCGACTCGGACGACGATGGAAATTTGGAAGCAGAGCTGTTGGCTATCACCGGGGGGAACCGAGCAGCAAACAAGGGAAAACCCAAAGGAAAAA CCCCTCTCCCCATGGAACATGTGGAGCGGATGGCAGCTCTCTGTATGCAAGATGTTGAAGACGAGGATGATGAGGGAGATCTGGAAAATGATGAAGATTTGTTG GCAGAGTTGGACGAAGTCTTGGGGGAGGAAGAAGAGGAGCCGAGGATGACATCGCCCCCTACACAG GCCACCCTATCTGCAGCGGGCATGGAGAGTACACTGACAGAGCGCCTGGATAATTATAAACAAGCTTTGACGAATGCCAAACAGTCCGGAGAGTCCAGCAAAGTGAGGAGATACGAGAGAGGTGTGAAG ACTCTGGAGGACTTGTTGCGTACTGCCAAGAAGGGTGGGTCTGTGTCTCCTGAGGACATCCCCCCTTCTGTGGCTGTGGGGAAGGCCACCAGTACTCCTCTACCCATGCCTGCTGTTATCATTACCCCTGATCCTCCTACGGATCCCAAACCTGCGGTGAACGGCGTAGTCCACCAGGCGTCTCCAGCCATCAAAACCCCTCCCCTGGTGCCTGCAAAGCCTCAGAGTCTTCCCCAAGCTGTGACCTCCACAGCGGCACCGGTCCGTTCCTCTGCTCCAGCCACTCCTAGCCCAG GTTCCGATGGAAGCAAGGCTCGAGTCCTGGAGCGGCAGAGGGAGTACAAACTGGCAGCTCTACAGGCCAAGCAGCAAggagactctgagctggccagcaaGTATTACCGTATTGCCAAG TCTCTGGAACCCATGCTGTCCTCTCTGGATTCCGGACAGACCATGGATTTGAACAGCCTCCCTCCATCGCCAG ATCAGCTGACTCCAAATAAGACGTTGGCTCCCCAGTCTCCAGTGAACACAGAACCTGCCTCCTCCCCTG TGCATCACCCTCCGCCTGCAGCCGCTCCTCCTAAAGACACACTGGAAGCTCTGCAGCAGCGGATGGAGCGGTACCGCAGTGCCGCCGAGCAGGCGAAGGGGAAGGGAGACGACCGCAAGGCGCGGATGCATGAACGCATTGTGAAG CAATACCAAGATGCCATCCGGAGCCACAAGGCTGGGAAACAAGTCAATCTGGCAGAATTGCCCGTGCCACCAG GTTTTCCCCCAATCCAGGGAACAAGCGAAGTTCCGCAAGAGCAAAGTCTGGTTGGTGTATTGGAGTCGGCCATGAAGCTGGCCAATCAGCAGGATGGGggaggagatgatgatgatgacgacgatgatgaaggTTTGCAGAAG CCTGCCCCTTGTGCAGGACTACCATCACAGCCGCAGCCAGCAGCACCCAAGACGTCTCCCTCCAAGAGCCCCAAATTGTCTGGGAAAG CCGCCCAACAGCTTCAGTTCCTGGAAGGGAGAAGGAAGCAGCTAATGGCTGCCGCCCTCCGCTCTAAACAACACCGGGACATGGAAGGAGCCAAAATGTACTTGAGGCAGTCCAAAGGCCTGGACCCTATGATAGAGGCTGCACGAGGCGGACTGCCTGTAGATATTACTAAG GTCCCACCAGCCCCGGTAAACCAAGAAGACTTTAATCTGGAGCAGCAGCATAGAGGAAGCATCCCCGCCCAGAGCAGCGACAAATATAACAAGCTGATGGAACAGCTCAAAAACCAGCACGAG ATGTGTATGACGTCTTCTCAGCAATTTACCCACCTGGGAAATATCACAGAGACCACAAA GTATGAGAAGTTAGCAGAGGAATGCATGAAATACATCGAGATGGTGAAACAGGCTCACTTACGGGGTCTCCCGGTGCCTCGCTGCCACTATGAGGAGCGGACGATCAGCGTTGTGAA gATCTTTCCAGATCTGACCAATACGGATCTTGTGCTCTACGTGAAGAAAGCGGTGAATTTACCCACACCCGCAG GGTCATCTCCCAGCGACATGGATACTTTTGTGCGATTTGAATTTGCTTATCCCAGTCTG GAGGAAGCTCAGAGAGACAAAACCAATGTGCTGAAGGGAACCAACTCTCCAG TGTATAAGGAGAAGTTCAATCTACAGATAAATCGCAATCACCGCGGCCTGAAGAGAGCCATACAGGCAAAAGGGATTAAATTGGAGGTCATCCAGAAAGG GGGGCTCTTTAAATCAGACCGTGTGGTTGGGACGGCTCACCTCAAGCTTGAGACTCTGGAGAACACCTGTGAGATCCGCGACATTCTGGAG GCGCCTGTTCCAAAACCCAAACAGCCGACCCCAAATAAATCTGCATCCAGTAG CACCACCACCCTGCACAGCCTGAGTGTTTTGGCCTTTGAGAAGGAAAAGTTAGAGAAGAGG ATTCTCGATTACAGACAGCAGCACCGCGCACCTCCCGGGGACCTGGTCACCCTGCTGAATGATGTCGTACAGCGTAGCCAACAACAGATACAGCAGCTGCGCCAGGGAGGACCTGCTGCGCGAGCTG AATACGTTTCTCAGCTGGAACGGTACCTGCAGTTCTATTCAGACTCTGCTCGGCGCCTGGGACAGGAGGGAAATCgg
- the CC2D1A gene encoding coiled-coil and C2 domain-containing protein 1A isoform X1: protein MSGRKEDRGGGRGGRPAAKGQAPFLLGGIPDSGDSDDDGNLEAELLAITGGNRAANKGKPKGKTPLPMEHVERMAALCMQDVEDEDDEGDLENDEDLLAELDEVLGEEEEEPRMTSPPTQATLSAAGMESTLTERLDNYKQALTNAKQSGESSKVRRYERGVKTLEDLLRTAKKGGSVSPEDIPPSVAVGKATSTPLPMPAVIITPDPPTDPKPAVNGVVHQASPAIKTPPLVPAKPQSLPQAVTSTAAPVRSSAPATPSPGSDGSKARVLERQREYKLAALQAKQQGDSELASKYYRIAKSLEPMLSSLDSGQTMDLNSLPPSPDQLTPNKTLAPQSPVNTEPASSPVHHPPPAAAPPKDTLEALQQRMERYRSAAEQAKGKGDDRKARMHERIVKQYQDAIRSHKAGKQVNLAELPVPPGFPPIQGTSEVPQEQSLVGVLESAMKLANQQDGGGDDDDDDDDEGLQKPAPCAGLPSQPQPAAPKTSPSKSPKLSGKAAQQLQFLEGRRKQLMAAALRSKQHRDMEGAKMYLRQSKGLDPMIEAARGGLPVDITKVPPAPVNQEDFNLEQQHRGSIPAQSSDKYNKLMEQLKNQHEMCMTSSQQFTHLGNITETTKYEKLAEECMKYIEMVKQAHLRGLPVPRCHYEERTISVVKIFPDLTNTDLVLYVKKAVNLPTPAGSSPSDMDTFVRFEFAYPSLEEAQRDKTNVLKGTNSPVYKEKFNLQINRNHRGLKRAIQAKGIKLEVIQKGGLFKSDRVVGTAHLKLETLENTCEIRDILEVMEGRRPTGGKLEVCVQIREPFSSQQLSSSTEKWLVVDPIALPPAPVPKPKQPTPNKSASSSTTTLHSLSVLAFEKEKLEKRILDYRQQHRAPPGDLVTLLNDVVQRSQQQIQQLRQGGPAARAEYVSQLERYLQFYSDSARRLGQEGNRDAAKEALYKRNLVGNELQKFKMSR, encoded by the exons CAGGCCCCGTTCCTTCTGGGTGGTATTCCTGACAGTGGCGACTCGGACGACGATGGAAATTTGGAAGCAGAGCTGTTGGCTATCACCGGGGGGAACCGAGCAGCAAACAAGGGAAAACCCAAAGGAAAAA CCCCTCTCCCCATGGAACATGTGGAGCGGATGGCAGCTCTCTGTATGCAAGATGTTGAAGACGAGGATGATGAGGGAGATCTGGAAAATGATGAAGATTTGTTG GCAGAGTTGGACGAAGTCTTGGGGGAGGAAGAAGAGGAGCCGAGGATGACATCGCCCCCTACACAG GCCACCCTATCTGCAGCGGGCATGGAGAGTACACTGACAGAGCGCCTGGATAATTATAAACAAGCTTTGACGAATGCCAAACAGTCCGGAGAGTCCAGCAAAGTGAGGAGATACGAGAGAGGTGTGAAG ACTCTGGAGGACTTGTTGCGTACTGCCAAGAAGGGTGGGTCTGTGTCTCCTGAGGACATCCCCCCTTCTGTGGCTGTGGGGAAGGCCACCAGTACTCCTCTACCCATGCCTGCTGTTATCATTACCCCTGATCCTCCTACGGATCCCAAACCTGCGGTGAACGGCGTAGTCCACCAGGCGTCTCCAGCCATCAAAACCCCTCCCCTGGTGCCTGCAAAGCCTCAGAGTCTTCCCCAAGCTGTGACCTCCACAGCGGCACCGGTCCGTTCCTCTGCTCCAGCCACTCCTAGCCCAG GTTCCGATGGAAGCAAGGCTCGAGTCCTGGAGCGGCAGAGGGAGTACAAACTGGCAGCTCTACAGGCCAAGCAGCAAggagactctgagctggccagcaaGTATTACCGTATTGCCAAG TCTCTGGAACCCATGCTGTCCTCTCTGGATTCCGGACAGACCATGGATTTGAACAGCCTCCCTCCATCGCCAG ATCAGCTGACTCCAAATAAGACGTTGGCTCCCCAGTCTCCAGTGAACACAGAACCTGCCTCCTCCCCTG TGCATCACCCTCCGCCTGCAGCCGCTCCTCCTAAAGACACACTGGAAGCTCTGCAGCAGCGGATGGAGCGGTACCGCAGTGCCGCCGAGCAGGCGAAGGGGAAGGGAGACGACCGCAAGGCGCGGATGCATGAACGCATTGTGAAG CAATACCAAGATGCCATCCGGAGCCACAAGGCTGGGAAACAAGTCAATCTGGCAGAATTGCCCGTGCCACCAG GTTTTCCCCCAATCCAGGGAACAAGCGAAGTTCCGCAAGAGCAAAGTCTGGTTGGTGTATTGGAGTCGGCCATGAAGCTGGCCAATCAGCAGGATGGGggaggagatgatgatgatgacgacgatgatgaaggTTTGCAGAAG CCTGCCCCTTGTGCAGGACTACCATCACAGCCGCAGCCAGCAGCACCCAAGACGTCTCCCTCCAAGAGCCCCAAATTGTCTGGGAAAG CCGCCCAACAGCTTCAGTTCCTGGAAGGGAGAAGGAAGCAGCTAATGGCTGCCGCCCTCCGCTCTAAACAACACCGGGACATGGAAGGAGCCAAAATGTACTTGAGGCAGTCCAAAGGCCTGGACCCTATGATAGAGGCTGCACGAGGCGGACTGCCTGTAGATATTACTAAG GTCCCACCAGCCCCGGTAAACCAAGAAGACTTTAATCTGGAGCAGCAGCATAGAGGAAGCATCCCCGCCCAGAGCAGCGACAAATATAACAAGCTGATGGAACAGCTCAAAAACCAGCACGAG ATGTGTATGACGTCTTCTCAGCAATTTACCCACCTGGGAAATATCACAGAGACCACAAA GTATGAGAAGTTAGCAGAGGAATGCATGAAATACATCGAGATGGTGAAACAGGCTCACTTACGGGGTCTCCCGGTGCCTCGCTGCCACTATGAGGAGCGGACGATCAGCGTTGTGAA gATCTTTCCAGATCTGACCAATACGGATCTTGTGCTCTACGTGAAGAAAGCGGTGAATTTACCCACACCCGCAG GGTCATCTCCCAGCGACATGGATACTTTTGTGCGATTTGAATTTGCTTATCCCAGTCTG GAGGAAGCTCAGAGAGACAAAACCAATGTGCTGAAGGGAACCAACTCTCCAG TGTATAAGGAGAAGTTCAATCTACAGATAAATCGCAATCACCGCGGCCTGAAGAGAGCCATACAGGCAAAAGGGATTAAATTGGAGGTCATCCAGAAAGG GGGGCTCTTTAAATCAGACCGTGTGGTTGGGACGGCTCACCTCAAGCTTGAGACTCTGGAGAACACCTGTGAGATCCGCGACATTCTGGAG GTGATGGAGGGCCGCAGACCCACAGGGGGTAAGCTGGAGGTGTGCGTACAAATTCGGGAGCCCTTCTCATCTCAGCAGCTGAGCAGCAGCACAGAGAAATGGCTGGTTGTAGACCCTATCGCTCTTCCTCCG GCGCCTGTTCCAAAACCCAAACAGCCGACCCCAAATAAATCTGCATCCAGTAG CACCACCACCCTGCACAGCCTGAGTGTTTTGGCCTTTGAGAAGGAAAAGTTAGAGAAGAGG ATTCTCGATTACAGACAGCAGCACCGCGCACCTCCCGGGGACCTGGTCACCCTGCTGAATGATGTCGTACAGCGTAGCCAACAACAGATACAGCAGCTGCGCCAGGGAGGACCTGCTGCGCGAGCTG AATACGTTTCTCAGCTGGAACGGTACCTGCAGTTCTATTCAGACTCTGCTCGGCGCCTGGGACAGGAGGGAAATCgg
- the CC2D1A gene encoding coiled-coil and C2 domain-containing protein 1A isoform X2 — translation MSGRKEDRGGGRGGRPAAKGAPFLLGGIPDSGDSDDDGNLEAELLAITGGNRAANKGKPKGKTPLPMEHVERMAALCMQDVEDEDDEGDLENDEDLLAELDEVLGEEEEEPRMTSPPTQATLSAAGMESTLTERLDNYKQALTNAKQSGESSKVRRYERGVKTLEDLLRTAKKGGSVSPEDIPPSVAVGKATSTPLPMPAVIITPDPPTDPKPAVNGVVHQASPAIKTPPLVPAKPQSLPQAVTSTAAPVRSSAPATPSPGSDGSKARVLERQREYKLAALQAKQQGDSELASKYYRIAKSLEPMLSSLDSGQTMDLNSLPPSPDQLTPNKTLAPQSPVNTEPASSPVHHPPPAAAPPKDTLEALQQRMERYRSAAEQAKGKGDDRKARMHERIVKQYQDAIRSHKAGKQVNLAELPVPPGFPPIQGTSEVPQEQSLVGVLESAMKLANQQDGGGDDDDDDDDEGLQKPAPCAGLPSQPQPAAPKTSPSKSPKLSGKAAQQLQFLEGRRKQLMAAALRSKQHRDMEGAKMYLRQSKGLDPMIEAARGGLPVDITKVPPAPVNQEDFNLEQQHRGSIPAQSSDKYNKLMEQLKNQHEMCMTSSQQFTHLGNITETTKYEKLAEECMKYIEMVKQAHLRGLPVPRCHYEERTISVVKIFPDLTNTDLVLYVKKAVNLPTPAGSSPSDMDTFVRFEFAYPSLEEAQRDKTNVLKGTNSPVYKEKFNLQINRNHRGLKRAIQAKGIKLEVIQKGGLFKSDRVVGTAHLKLETLENTCEIRDILEVMEGRRPTGGKLEVCVQIREPFSSQQLSSSTEKWLVVDPIALPPAPVPKPKQPTPNKSASSSTTTLHSLSVLAFEKEKLEKRILDYRQQHRAPPGDLVTLLNDVVQRSQQQIQQLRQGGPAARAEYVSQLERYLQFYSDSARRLGQEGNRDAAKEALYKRNLVGNELQKFKMSR, via the exons GCCCCGTTCCTTCTGGGTGGTATTCCTGACAGTGGCGACTCGGACGACGATGGAAATTTGGAAGCAGAGCTGTTGGCTATCACCGGGGGGAACCGAGCAGCAAACAAGGGAAAACCCAAAGGAAAAA CCCCTCTCCCCATGGAACATGTGGAGCGGATGGCAGCTCTCTGTATGCAAGATGTTGAAGACGAGGATGATGAGGGAGATCTGGAAAATGATGAAGATTTGTTG GCAGAGTTGGACGAAGTCTTGGGGGAGGAAGAAGAGGAGCCGAGGATGACATCGCCCCCTACACAG GCCACCCTATCTGCAGCGGGCATGGAGAGTACACTGACAGAGCGCCTGGATAATTATAAACAAGCTTTGACGAATGCCAAACAGTCCGGAGAGTCCAGCAAAGTGAGGAGATACGAGAGAGGTGTGAAG ACTCTGGAGGACTTGTTGCGTACTGCCAAGAAGGGTGGGTCTGTGTCTCCTGAGGACATCCCCCCTTCTGTGGCTGTGGGGAAGGCCACCAGTACTCCTCTACCCATGCCTGCTGTTATCATTACCCCTGATCCTCCTACGGATCCCAAACCTGCGGTGAACGGCGTAGTCCACCAGGCGTCTCCAGCCATCAAAACCCCTCCCCTGGTGCCTGCAAAGCCTCAGAGTCTTCCCCAAGCTGTGACCTCCACAGCGGCACCGGTCCGTTCCTCTGCTCCAGCCACTCCTAGCCCAG GTTCCGATGGAAGCAAGGCTCGAGTCCTGGAGCGGCAGAGGGAGTACAAACTGGCAGCTCTACAGGCCAAGCAGCAAggagactctgagctggccagcaaGTATTACCGTATTGCCAAG TCTCTGGAACCCATGCTGTCCTCTCTGGATTCCGGACAGACCATGGATTTGAACAGCCTCCCTCCATCGCCAG ATCAGCTGACTCCAAATAAGACGTTGGCTCCCCAGTCTCCAGTGAACACAGAACCTGCCTCCTCCCCTG TGCATCACCCTCCGCCTGCAGCCGCTCCTCCTAAAGACACACTGGAAGCTCTGCAGCAGCGGATGGAGCGGTACCGCAGTGCCGCCGAGCAGGCGAAGGGGAAGGGAGACGACCGCAAGGCGCGGATGCATGAACGCATTGTGAAG CAATACCAAGATGCCATCCGGAGCCACAAGGCTGGGAAACAAGTCAATCTGGCAGAATTGCCCGTGCCACCAG GTTTTCCCCCAATCCAGGGAACAAGCGAAGTTCCGCAAGAGCAAAGTCTGGTTGGTGTATTGGAGTCGGCCATGAAGCTGGCCAATCAGCAGGATGGGggaggagatgatgatgatgacgacgatgatgaaggTTTGCAGAAG CCTGCCCCTTGTGCAGGACTACCATCACAGCCGCAGCCAGCAGCACCCAAGACGTCTCCCTCCAAGAGCCCCAAATTGTCTGGGAAAG CCGCCCAACAGCTTCAGTTCCTGGAAGGGAGAAGGAAGCAGCTAATGGCTGCCGCCCTCCGCTCTAAACAACACCGGGACATGGAAGGAGCCAAAATGTACTTGAGGCAGTCCAAAGGCCTGGACCCTATGATAGAGGCTGCACGAGGCGGACTGCCTGTAGATATTACTAAG GTCCCACCAGCCCCGGTAAACCAAGAAGACTTTAATCTGGAGCAGCAGCATAGAGGAAGCATCCCCGCCCAGAGCAGCGACAAATATAACAAGCTGATGGAACAGCTCAAAAACCAGCACGAG ATGTGTATGACGTCTTCTCAGCAATTTACCCACCTGGGAAATATCACAGAGACCACAAA GTATGAGAAGTTAGCAGAGGAATGCATGAAATACATCGAGATGGTGAAACAGGCTCACTTACGGGGTCTCCCGGTGCCTCGCTGCCACTATGAGGAGCGGACGATCAGCGTTGTGAA gATCTTTCCAGATCTGACCAATACGGATCTTGTGCTCTACGTGAAGAAAGCGGTGAATTTACCCACACCCGCAG GGTCATCTCCCAGCGACATGGATACTTTTGTGCGATTTGAATTTGCTTATCCCAGTCTG GAGGAAGCTCAGAGAGACAAAACCAATGTGCTGAAGGGAACCAACTCTCCAG TGTATAAGGAGAAGTTCAATCTACAGATAAATCGCAATCACCGCGGCCTGAAGAGAGCCATACAGGCAAAAGGGATTAAATTGGAGGTCATCCAGAAAGG GGGGCTCTTTAAATCAGACCGTGTGGTTGGGACGGCTCACCTCAAGCTTGAGACTCTGGAGAACACCTGTGAGATCCGCGACATTCTGGAG GTGATGGAGGGCCGCAGACCCACAGGGGGTAAGCTGGAGGTGTGCGTACAAATTCGGGAGCCCTTCTCATCTCAGCAGCTGAGCAGCAGCACAGAGAAATGGCTGGTTGTAGACCCTATCGCTCTTCCTCCG GCGCCTGTTCCAAAACCCAAACAGCCGACCCCAAATAAATCTGCATCCAGTAG CACCACCACCCTGCACAGCCTGAGTGTTTTGGCCTTTGAGAAGGAAAAGTTAGAGAAGAGG ATTCTCGATTACAGACAGCAGCACCGCGCACCTCCCGGGGACCTGGTCACCCTGCTGAATGATGTCGTACAGCGTAGCCAACAACAGATACAGCAGCTGCGCCAGGGAGGACCTGCTGCGCGAGCTG AATACGTTTCTCAGCTGGAACGGTACCTGCAGTTCTATTCAGACTCTGCTCGGCGCCTGGGACAGGAGGGAAATCgg